Genomic segment of Dromiciops gliroides isolate mDroGli1 chromosome 3, mDroGli1.pri, whole genome shotgun sequence:
ttttataaTTAATCCTAGAGGGGGAAGTGCTATGGTCAGAATTGTGCATGcatggaggatggaatggagtatGGAGAGACTCGAGGCAGAGATCAAATAGAAAGCTAATGCAGTGGTCTAGGTGTAAAGTGATGAGGGCTTATACCGGGGTAGTGGCAGTGTCAAAGAAAAGAAGAGCACATATTTGAGAGATGCAAAGatcaacagaccttggcaacagatatGAGGAGTAAAAGATAGTAAGAAGTCAAGAATAATACCTACATTGAAAGCatgggtaactggaaggataaTGGTTCTCTTGAGAGTAATAGGATAAGTGAAAAGTCTgggaggaaagatgagttcagttttagacataacTGATTTAAAAATATCTAAGGGATATCGAGTTTGAGATGTGcaaaaggcagctggagatatGAAATGAGAGGTCAGGAGACAGGTTAGAAACAGGTTAAGTATCTTTAGACTGTAGagttaagagagtgagaggaaaggaagtggagttATCAATTGTAGAcaactttctcaaggagtttagtcacaaaagaaaggaaaactataGGATGACAACAGCAATCAAAtgaaggttttttgaggatgggagacATATGGGCATATTTGGAGAGAGCAAGTATAcaagataagtgagagagtagGGATAATAGAACTATCAGTCTTTTGGAGAATGGATGGAATGGGACAACTAGTGCTTGTAGAGGTTTGCCTTAGCAAGGAGAAGGCCCACTTCTTTATGTGACAAGACAGCTAATGTGGTGAGTAGGATAGCGAATCAGTTAGGGAGGTATAAAAGAATTACCTAGCCACACAgtaagggcccagttgagattgttatataaatttgtaatggatccAATCAAAACCATTTTATGATTTTTGCTAATACGTGACTAGGAGCAAAGAGAGCAAAaggtgggagtaatccaaggctAAGGCTCAACAGTGCAAGATCACACAATAGGACAAAAAAGGCAAAGGGCTCAAGAGAACAGTATAAAACTGAAGTAGTTCACCAAAGGGTCAAAATAGGAAAGGGAATAGAGTGTGGCTAGTATAGGGGTGAtgttgaaggaagtgagggactGAGAGGTAGGAGGTCAAAATGGGGACAAAGAATAGGATTAGGGTTTGCAAGGCTAGGGCAGAAAGCAAAATGACAACAGATTATGataaaatcatggaatttcagagttcatggaCATACAAACAGAATATCTATGGGTGATGGTAAGATTATTTCTATGTGTAGCTGAGCTAAGGTAGAAGAGTAGGTCATGTGAAATGAGTAAGTTGAGAAGCTGGAATGTTACAGTGTTTGAGGAAGTAACAACATGCATGTTGAAGTCCTCTAATATTAAAACAAGTGTTGGAGAAGCCAGAAAGACTATGAGCCAGCCAgccagagaaaagaaggggagtgTTCTAGATCTCAACAGACAACAGCTACTAGAATTTTGAGTGGGTGGTAGATAAAGATTGAAtgaactttggggcagctaggtggcgcagtggatagagtgccggccctggagtcaggagtacctgagttcaaatccggcctcagacacttaacacttactagctgtgtgaccctgggcaagtcacttaaccccagctgcctcactaaaaaaaaaaaaaaaaagattgaatgaacttcaaaggagAAGAGAACACTAAGTGATGGTGGTAGAGTGAGCCTAGAAGTGACAACGGGAAGCAAGAAGTAATCTACCTCCCCAGTCTCAATCAGAGTCAGAAATGAGTGAAAGTGCAACTAGTGCTGGAAAGGATAGACAAGCAGACTGTGTCAATAAGAGAGAACCAGGTCTCAGTGAAAACTAAACAATAGAAGGAGCAGGAAAGGAAAAGTTGGTTTGTTACCTACAAAGCAAGTATTTGCAGAAATTACACTGGAAGGGGTGAGTAACTTTAGAGTACAATATTGGGGTGGTTGAGTGGAGAGGAATGACAATAAGGGAGCAGGCAGGAGGGATAGAGAATGGGGTTTGAATATTGATAACTGGAGGGAGGGGTTAAAAAATCACTGGGATGGGGATATTCATGGGAAGAAACATGGCAGGCAGAAGTTTTCTTCCCCAAGATGTTTCAAGATATTTTCCTGTATATTAATAtttagcatctgctttaaataaatcttttgtataaaaaaagttaacagtcaaaagaaatttgcaaaggcttaaagaaaggaaaacttaATTAGTTATTTGATATGCTCATATTGCAGAGGTAAATCCCTACCTTTCCATGTTAATAGGTGGAGTGAGCACCTTGGCTGCTTCAGAGGTACGCTTGCCTGCATTGGAGGACATAATGGTTTCACCTTCAGATTTCAGTTTGTCCACAAAATTGTCTACTTCTTTCCCTTTGGCTCCAAGTTTCAAAGCCTTGCTTGGACCTGAAGGCCTAAAAGGAAGGATGAATGGTGAGATATTAGCTGCCTTAGAAAGAAATTTACTACACAGACtgacagaatatcagagctggaagggaccttggagctcCTGTCCAACTTTTGATCTAGCCAAGAGGCTGGATCAAACAGTTAACTGCCAGCACAACTGAGGACTGTTGGTAAtatagtgcatagagtactgggtctggagtcaagaagacctgagttcaaatccagtttgagacacttattagctgcgtaatgctgggaaagtcacttaacctgtgtttgcccCAGTTTCGTCAACTATAAAACAGAGATCTGCCTTGCAGGaatgttgtgaagctcaaataaggtaatatctgtaaagtgttcagcacagtgcccagcacatagcagaCTCTATATCAatgcttattttttccccttacctAGTGTATTTCCTACTATAACACACTGCTTCCTTGCTATTGGATCAGTAATTTAATCATCACTAACCTCCTCAGAAACCCTTGTTAGGTGAATGCCCAAGCCATGAGAGACACCTAAGTTTTATGGTATGTACTCCCAATGTACTGCTTTCAGTGTTAAAAAAGCTGGGTTTAAATCTTAATTCTGACCCTTACTATCTATGTATCCATGACCACCGAACTTCTAATGAACCttaattttctaatctgtaaaacagaTAATATGTGCAATATTTATTCCTCATATGATTGTTGTGAGGGTTGTATGAAAAAGGGCTTTGCACACTTTTAAGTGTGAtgtgtatatttattatttattcacatTACTATCTTGATAGGCATTCTTAAATTTACAGAACATTCTtgttattggtttgttttttgtttttgttttttggcggggcaatgagggttaagtgacttgcccagggtcatacaactagtaagtgtcaaatgtctgagtccggatttgaacccaggtcctcctgaatccagggccggacagaacattctttttttttttggtggggcaatgaggattaagtgacttgcccagggtcacacagctagtgtcaagtgtctgaggctggatttgaactcaggtcctcctgaatccaaggctagtgctttatccactgcaccacctagctgcccccccagacagaacattcttcttctttttttaaatttaatttaatttttttgggcagggcaataagggttaagtgacttgcccagggtcacacagctagttaagtatcaagtgtctgaggctggatttgaactcaggtcctcctgaatccaaggccagtgctttatccactgcgccacccagctgccccccagaacATTCTTAATGAAGCCAGTTATCAAACTTATTGTGAATAATGTGTTGCCGGGACCCAAAGACCCCTGGATATAGCTATATATGCATCAATGATCATATTTCTCCACAGATCTGCCCAGAGGGAGCATGAATGATTAAACACATCCCTAAAGCAACTGTTCTGGAAATGTAAATGGACATTAACTTATAAAAGGAACACTTACACAAAAGGAGAAACAATAAtatttctccctcacccccatatTATGTGGTCAAGTTTTACGCTTCATATTATTCCATTTGTCATTCTTTTAGCTTCTCTAGGTGCCAGGTATAAGCATAAAAGATATATGCATAGAGTCTTCATTTGGCTTTCTAGGACTGCTGGTCCCACACCAGACTTATACCTGGCTGGTGCAGGTgccacttttgttttttctgtttcaatGATAGTCTCTGTGATCATGGCAGCTGTGCTGCCACCGGAAACCGCGGAGCTTCCAAATCCTCCAAAGCCTGGTGCTTTTTTGCCCTGTCTCTCTGCATCTCTTCGGGCCTGTTGTAACTCCTTTGCTTTACGCCTCATCTCAGCCTTGGCCTCACGCTCCTGAGTCTGCAAGAAAGAGGCACATATGGATCCAGGATTGAGAGAACTGTACATAAGCAAACAAAGgtacaaaagaaaagggaaaaccagAGAAATCACTGGAAAAATCTAGAAGACATATCAAGCACTTCAGATTGACAGTCTCAAGGCACCAATTTACCTCTCGAACTGCTCGGAACACCTTCTCCTCATGTGAGTCCATTTCTGTGAAAGTCCGGATTTGTGCTAGGTTAACATTCTCTCGGTAACCCAGGGCAACAATCTCATCGAAAGCAAAAATCAGGTCAAAGCAGTGCTCAgagatctcattttcttctaaggCTCGGCAATATTCAGGGATCTGGCCATTGATGGTAGTGATAAAGAAAGAAGACATTTTTAGAACTTAATCAGGAGCTATCTTCCCAAGTCATCCTCAGAAACACAGCCAACTCTACTAGGCTTGACGATGTCCCCAGTGTGAACCCTTCTCGTCTCTTTTGCTAGTTTTTCCTTCTGAGAAGTTAATTCTTACtgcaactctcacttgtggctcttGCATAAGTAAAAAAACATAAGTTTTAGAACTTATCTAAACATACACCACTAAATAATAACTGTCAAATGCAAATAATAGCTAATTAAGTCATTTGTTCAAACTTTATATATCTGAACTTCAATTTGGTAAGACAATCATGAAACGAAAGTAGGATCCCTATAAAATTCTTACTAAGTTTTATTTAAAAGCGTTTCTTGGAATTTCTCCGGTTACACAAATTTTCCTGGCAAAAGATAAAGTTCTATTAAAAATGCTACAGAACCACATATTGCAAAGATAtaatcagcaaatattttttaCAGCTGTGTTTTTACTTTAGGGATGAGTTCATACAAGTTCTTTCCAACATAAGAATAAATTTCTCCATTCTGAGCAATATCTGATAGATATTAGTATATTAGCCAGTTTGTTTTAAATATCAATCTGTTCAAATAAAGGCCTGTTGTGTTGTTATCCTCAGATTCTTTTTAGGGAGCATGAGCTctcacaaagagagaaaaagagaagtaaaaaacCAAGTCTGATAAGTAGAGAGAATTTTACCACTCTAGAGAAGAGCCGTAGCGTCTCCAGATCCTCCAGGATGTTACTATTTTTGGTGGTGATCAGAACCATGTACAACTTCTCCATAGGTTGATAGACGTATCTTACACTCTCTGTCTCAACGAATGTGTGTTGCTTTCCAGTGTTCATAAGCTTGGGGAAAGCTGCTAGCAACCCTTCAATTCGAGTCCGGGTCATTTCCACAAACTGTCGAGAGACTATAGCCTTCCCTGCTTTTGTGCAGACAGCTGCTGCCAACAGCACCTGTCAGGGATATAAGCAGAAGTACAGTTATTTCAACTTAACTAGAATTAAAAATGTTGAAATAAATATGTTGAaaggaaacttttaaaatatgctaTCCTTCAATTtatgttattgtcattttttaaaaggagtttattttcTCAACATCCTCAGGTATGGATCATTCctgctaaaggaaaaaaaatatcaaagatcCAAAGATATTTAGTTTATATAGTGATTGATTCGATGATAGAGCAATAATGAAACCACTCCTCTAAATTCTAGTCCAGAGCTCTTTTTATTGTAGTGAGTAATAAATAAGATAAAGTTAAAATGAGCACAAAAAAGAACTCGACTATTATACTTATTTTGCAACTTaatgaacaagaacaagaaaaaaaaaatctgtttttggAAAAGAAGCTCTCTCTGTAATATTTCAAACACTGCCAGACACTCTTGGTTGGTTCTActgaactgcctttttattttttttaaaattcttttttttaagacatAGCTCACAGGGTATATCAGGGGATATGggggggccctggattcaggagttcctgagttcaaattcggcctcagacacttgacacttactagctgtgtgaccctgggcaagtcacttaacccccattgccccgcaaaaaagaaaaaaaaaaggggcgggGATATGGGCATAGTCAGAAATTTAAgtgagattttaaaaagatagcaatcaattaataagcatttattactggTCTCCCATATGCCAGGTACTAGTAGTATTAATTGTAAAAGTTTAAGTTCTCtcaagttttaattatttttttttggttgagagcttttatttttaacatcacCAAGACTTGAagattctaccttcacaacatctcctTTTTTAcaagctccccctccccctccatagAGCCACTACCTTGGCATAAACCCTCACTATCTCACACTAAGACTTTTTCAATAGCTTTCAGGTTGGTCTTCCAATTGcaagtctctccctcctctagTCATCCTTCACTttactgccaaagtgattttaaagtataggtctgacccTATCACCACCTCACTcaaggatcagatataaaatcctctagcttttaaagccctttacaagtCCTCTCTGATCATCAACACTGGCATCTTTGCAATTCCTCCCACATAACAACTTAATTCTCACCCCATGCAGTTTTTACCAGCTACGTCCCAtaactggaatgttctccttgttcctcTCTACCTTcgggcttccttcaggtctcagctaaagttTCATATTCTgccagaagcctttcctagtgCTACTTAATCTCAGTATCTTCATTCTGAGAGGACTTCCAattatctctatctgtatctatatatatctctatGTATCTTTTTTGTGCCCAGTTGTCtgaatgttgtctccttcatCAGAATGTGAATTACCTACAAGTAGGGGacctctttctttgtattcctagtacttagcacagtgcccagcacttactaataagcacttcataaatgagGCTGACCTGACTTGCTGATGATCtgcaaaggaagagaaataatccCAAATAGGATACAGGTCTTGACAAATAAACTGTGATCAGAACCTTGCAGTCTTCCTAACAACTCTTTTAGAATCTGGCATttcatgaaacaaaataaaagcacaAAGGCAAGAAGAAACCTCAATTGCAGTTAGAGAGGATAGTAAGGAAATTAAGTATGGTGTTAACAGTTTCTTCAATGAAGTCACCCAGAGTACATAAGTAGAGATTACAaaaggctcattttttttttgtttgtttttttgcagggcaaatgaggcttaagtgacttgcccagagtcacacaagtgtctgaggctggatttgaac
This window contains:
- the ARCN1 gene encoding coatomer subunit delta codes for the protein MVLLAAAVCTKAGKAIVSRQFVEMTRTRIEGLLAAFPKLMNTGKQHTFVETESVRYVYQPMEKLYMVLITTKNSNILEDLETLRLFSRVIPEYCRALEENEISEHCFDLIFAFDEIVALGYRENVNLAQIRTFTEMDSHEEKVFRAVRETQEREAKAEMRRKAKELQQARRDAERQGKKAPGFGGFGSSAVSGGSTAAMITETIIETEKTKVAPAPARPSGPSKALKLGAKGKEVDNFVDKLKSEGETIMSSNAGKRTSEAAKVLTPPINMESVHMKIEEKITLTCGRDGGLQNMELHGMIMLRISDDKFGRIRLHVENEDKKGVQLQTHPNVDKKLFTAESLIGLKNPEKSFPVNSDVGVLKWRLQTTEESFIPLTINCWPSESGNGCDVNIEYELQEENLELNDVVITIPLPSGVGAPVIGEIDGEYRHDSRRNTLEWCLPVIDAKNKSGSLEFSIAGQPNDFFPVQVSFISKKNYCNIQVTKVTQVDGNSPVRFSTETTFLVDKYEIL